ATCGACCCTCGGCTCCCAAACGACGGGTCACCAAGAAATGGACTAAGACAATGAACAAGCTGATCCTCAGAACTTCCCTTGCCGCTCTCCTCGTTTCGGTTCCCATGGCCGGCGCATTCGCCGATTCCAACAGCAACCGTGACGCCGCCGCCGGTATCGGCGCTGCCCCGCTCGTTGACACGATGTCGACCGCTTCGATCCGTGGCGTATCGACCGCATCGTCCAACTGGCAGGTCCTTGAGACCCAGTTGAACGCAGCTCAGACCAACCTCGCGCCCACCTCGCGCGGTGAAGGCCTTGATGCGGCGGCCGTGAACCAGTTCCGTTCGCAGATCGACACGATCCGTCAGTCGGCCAAGGCCGAGGCCCAGTCGAATGGCGGCCAGCTCAGCGAGAGCTCCTACCGCGCGTACTCTGCACAGGTCCGTGCGATTCAGGATAACATCTACGCACAGCAGGGCTGAACCAGCTTCTGATGTGACGATCTTCGAAGGCCGCCCTCGGGCGGCCTTCGTGATTCGTGTATCCGCCCAACTGCGCCGTTGACCGCATCACGCGAACAGCGGCAAATGGTGCAGACGCTCAGGGAGGAGCAGCACTTGGCGGATAATGCGGACGCGATCGTGATCGGCGGGGGATTGGCCGGCCTTGTGGCAGCGGCCGAACTGGCCGATGCGGGCAGACGTGTCGTCATCCTCGAACAGGAAGGCGAAAACTCGCTCGGCGGGCAGGCCTTCTGGTCGCTGGGCGGCCTTTTCTTCGTAAACAGCCCCGAACAGCGCCGAATGCGCATACGCGACAGCCGCGAACTGGCGCTGCAGGATTGGCGGGGCTCCGCGCAATTCGATCGCGAGGAGGACTTCTGGCCCCGTCGTGTTGCGAAAGCCTATGTCGAGTTTGCCGCCGGCGATATGCGCCCATGGCTTTACGAGATGGGAATGCGGTGGTTTCCCGTGGTCGGCTGGGCCGAGCGCGGCGGCGGCATGGCCCATGGTCACGGCAATTCCGTTCCGCGCTTTCACCTGACATGGGGCACCGGTCCCGGCGTGCTCGAACCCTTCATCAGGCGCGTTTCCGCCCATGTCGACACCGGCCTCATCACGCTGAAATTCCGCCACCAGGCAAGCCACCTCATCAAGACGAACGGCGCGGTGACGGGAGTGTCGGGCGAGATTCTCGAGCCCTCGACCGTCGAGCGCGGCCAGCGGTCCGGGCGCGGCGTCGTCGGCACGTTCGAGCTCAATGGGGGCACCGTTCTGGTCACATCCGGCGGCATCGGCGGCAATTTCGATCTGGTGCGCAGGAACTGGCCGAAGAACCGCCTCGGGCCTGCGCCGAAGTCGATGATTGCCGGCGTGCCCCACCATGTCGATGGCCGGATGGTCGGCATCACGCAGGAGGCTGGCGCGCGCATCATCAACGCCGATCGCATGTGGCACTATACGGAGGGCGTCCAGAACTGGTCGCCGATCTGGCCGAACCACGGCATCCGCATCCTGCCCGGCCCGTCCTCGATGTGGTTCGACGCGCGCGGACGCCGCCTGCCGGCGCCCTGCATGCCCGGCTTCGACACGCTCTCGACGCTCAGGCACATCCTCTCCACCGGCTATGACTATTCATGGTTCGTGCTGACGCAGGCCATCATCGAAAAGGAGTTCGCGCTCTCGGGCTCCGAGCAGAACCCGGACATCACCTCCAAGAAATGGCTCAACGTCCTGAAAAGCCGGCGCGGCAAGGGCGCGCCGCCTCCGGTCGAGGCCTTCAAGAAGCACGGCGCGGACTTCATCGTGCGCGACAACCTGCCCTCTCTCGTCGAGGCCATGAACGCGCTGGCTGGCGAGAAGCTTATCGATTTCCCGCGTCTCGAGGGGCAGATCGAGGCGCGCGACCGTGAGATCGACAATCCGTTCTCCAAGGATGCGCAGATCACCGCCATTCGCGGCGCCCGGACCTATCTCGGCGACCGGCTGATCCGCACCGCGAAACCCCACCGCATCCTCGACCCGCACAACGGCCCCCTGATCGCCGTTCGCCTGCATATCCTCACGCGCAAGACGCTCGGCGGCATCCACACGAACCTCAATGGCGAGGTGCTCGACGCTGCCGGCGAGCCGATTTCCGGGCTCTATGCGGCGGGCGAAGTGGCCGGCTTTGGCGGCGGCGGTTATCATGGCTACAATGCGCTTGAAGGAACCTTCCTGGGCGGCTGCATCTTTTCCGGAAGGAATGCCGGCCGTCACGCCGCCGGGCGATAGCACTGGAACAATCGAAAGCGACGCTCATGCTGCTTAGCAATCAGGATATTGCCGATCTCGTCTCATGGCGGCGAAAGCTCCATGAGCAGCCCGAAATCTCGGGCGAAGAGGCGGAGACGGCACGCCAGGTCGTCGAATTCCTCAATGAGACAGGCCCCGACCTCGTTCTGGAAAAGCTCGGAGGCCACGGTGTCGCCGTGGTCTATCAGGGCATTGAGCCCGGCCCGACCGTGATGATCCGCTCGGAACTCGACGCGCTTCCGATCGAGGAGCTCGGCGACATCCCGCATCGCTCAACGGTGCAAGGCAAAGGCCATCTGTGCGGTCATGACGGGCATACCGCGATCCTGGCAGCGCTTGGACGCGTCTTTGGGCGCGAGCGGCCGCAACGCGGACGCGTGGTGCTGATGTTCCAGCCGGCGGAGGAAAACGGCGCAGGCGCCGCCGCCGTGATCGCCGATCCGCGCTTCGCGGATATCCAGCCCGATTACGCGTTCTCGCTGCACAACATCCCCGGCATACCGTTTGGCGAGGCCCGGATCAAAGACGGCATCGTCAACTGCGCCTCGCGCGGCATGCGCATCGTGCTCACCGGCAAGACGGCCCACGCCTCGGCGCCCGAGACGGGCGTTTCACCGATGAAGGCGCTCGCATTCCTCATGCCGGGACTGACCAGCCTGTCGACACCGGACTTCGAGTCTCCCGATTTCGCGATGGTGACCGTAACCCACGCGACGATGGGCGCGGCAGCCTTCGGCATCGCGCCCGGCTACGCCGAAATCTGGGCGACGCTGCGGACCCTGGGCGATGAACGCATGGCCGAGCTTGTCGCCGTGGCCGAGCGCCTGGCGACGGAAGCGGCCGCGTCGCAGGGCCTCGAAGTGATGATTGACTATCACGACATCTTCCAGGCCTGCGATAACCATCCCGAGGCCGTGGCCGAACTGCGCCGCGCGCTGGATGAAGAAAATGTGCGGCACGACGAGACGACCCTGCCGATGCGCGCATCGGAAGATTTCGGCCGCTTCGGCGCAAACGCCAGATCGGCGATGTTCTTCCTGGGTGCGGGCGAAGACTACCCGTCGCTGCACAATCCCGACTACGATTTCCCGGATGATCTCATCCCGATCGGTGCGAAAGTGTTCGCAAGGGCAGCGCGCAACCTGCTGGGGTAGCTTTGATCTTCATACGAAATGCATTACCTATTCGTGTGAAATGGGAGATGCATCATGGGTATCGCCAACAAGGATCGCGCGACGTTTTCAATCGACAGCGCAGTCAAGCAATCGCTTGAAGACAGGGTTCCAAAGAGCCGGCGCTCCGCCTTCGTGGAGCAGGCGATAGCCGACGCACTCAGGAAAGAAGCCGTTGCACACCTGAAGAATACGCTGGACGACATCCGGGCGTCCTCCGTCGTTGGCGAAGACAGCGTAGACCTGATCAGGCGACTGCGCGACGAACGCGGCGCGTATATAGCGCATCGTCACGGACCTCGCGTCTGATGGTGGTGCTTGACGCCTCGATCCTGGTCAAACTTTTCCACGAGGAACCCGATAGCGATCTCGCAAGGACGGCGGTTGTGCGATGCGCCGAGCAATCAACGTCCATGATTGCGCCGGCATAGCGCTCTATGAGGCGCTCTCCGTAGCAATCCACTATGAGATTCCGTTCGAGTTGCCGATCAAGCTGTTCGACGACATGAAGCGGACAGGCTTCATGTTCGTCGAGCCCAGCCCGGTGGAATTGAAGCAGGCGGAGCGAATAGCGACAACGAAAGCGAAGGGATCAGGCTTCCCTCAGTTGGAAGATTCGATCTATCACGCCATGGCTATCGTGCGGGGCGGCACGTTTCTGACCGCCGACCGCAAGCATCTTGAGAGAACCCGAGGATTTGGCGGTGCCTGCCTGCTGTCACAATGGGCTCCCGCCTGACGGCTACTCCGCGGCCCGTCCGAACGCTGCCGCACCGTGGTCGAACTGCAACTGCGCGAGGCGTGCATAGACCCCGCCCTGCGCGACCAGGCTCTGGTGCGTTCCCTCCTCGACGATGCGTCCCTGATCCATCACGAGGATACGATCGGCCTTGAGAACCGTCGCGAGCCGGTGCGCGATGACGATCGTGGTGCGCCCTTCCATCAGGCGCTCCAGCGCGGCCTGAACCAGCATCTCGCTCTGCGCGTCGAGCGCCGACGTGGCTTCGTCGAGCAGCAGGATCGGCGCATCGCGCAGGATCGCGCGGGCCACCGCGACACGCTGCCTTTGTCCGCCCGAAAGCGTCACGCCACGCTCGCCAAGTTCCGAATCGTAGCCCCGGTCCAGCCGCCTGATGAATTCGTCGGCATGCGCGTCGCGCGCGGCAAGCTCGATGTCGGCCTGCTTCGCCCCCGGCTTGCCGAAGGCGATGTTGTCGGCGGCACTCGCCGCGAAGATGGTGACGTCCTGCGGCACGATCGCGATGCGGTTGCGCACCGCCTCCGGGTCGGCGTCGCGAACGTCCACGCCGTCGATCAGGATCGCGCCCGAATCGGGATCGTAGAATCGCAGGAGAAGCGAGAAGACGGTGCTCTTGCCCGCCCCGGAAGGGCCGACGATCGCGACGGTCTCGCCGGGCCGGACCGAAAAATTCAATCCCTCGAGCGCCGACTGCCCCGGCCGGACCGGATAGGCGAAGGAGACGTCCCGGAAGACGATGGCGCCCTTCGCCGGCTCGGGAAGCGGCACGGGGTTGGCCGGCGCCGTGATCGCCGGTTCCTCGGCCAGCAGTTCCGTCAGGCGCTCCGCCGCGCCCGCCGCCTGGCTGAGTTCGCCCCACACTTCCGACAACGCGCCCAGCGCGCCGGCTGCGAACACCGCATAGAGCAGGAACTGGCTGAGCGTGCCCGGCGTCATGGTGCCCGAGAGCACGTCGCGCGAACCGATCCACAGCACCGCGACGACCGAGGTGAAGATCGTGAAGATGGCGAAGAAGGTCAGGAACGACCGCGCGAAGACCGATGCCCTCGCCGCTTCGAACGCGGTCTCCACCGCGCTGGAAAACCGTCCGGTGACGAGCTTTTCGTTGGTGAAGGCCTGCAGCGTCCGCACCGCGCCGATCTGCTCGCTGGCGTAAGCGGTCGCGTCGGCCAGCGTATCCTGCGCGAAACGCGACTTGCGCCGCACCGAGCGGCCGAACGCGACCAGCGGCAGCACGACGATCGGGATCGCGGCAATGACCAGCCCCGAAAGCTTGGGGCTGGTGACGACCATCATCCCCAACGCGCCAAGACCCATGATGAGGTTTCGCAGTGCGACGGATGCGGTCGCGCCGACGGCCGATTTGATCTGCGTCGTATCGGCGGTCAGCCGCGAGACGATCTCGCCCGACTGCACGCCGTCGAAGAACGCCGGCGACAAACGCGCCACATGCGAAAAGACGTCGCGCCTGATGTCGGAGACGACGCGTTCGCCCAGCGTGATGACGAAATAGTAGCGGGCGGCCGATGCGATCGCGAGCAACGCCGCGAGGATGATCAGCATCGAGAAATAGTTGGAGATCAGCACGCTGTCGGAATCGTTGAAGCCGTGATCGATCATCCGGCGCACGGCGATCGGCAGCGTCAGCGTCGTGGCTGCCGCCAGGGTGAGGAACACGCAGGCGCCTGCCACCAGCTTGCGATAGCGAAGCATATACGGGAACAGCCGGCGCAATGGGCCGAGATCGCGCCCGCGCTTGTGCTTCTCGTCAGCCGTCTCAGCCATCCGCTCGTCCCTGTCGCCGTGCGTCCGCGAATTTGCGGCGACGCCGGCCTTGTTTATCCTGACCGCCTCATGTATAGGCAGCCGACCGTTTTTGGAGCCGTAGCCCTCAATAGCTGCGGCTTCAGGTTTTGACAGTGGGCGCATCGCCGCAGCAGCTCGCATTGCGCGACTTTCGCCCGACAGCCACCAGGACGACACCGATGAAAACCGATATCCATCCCGACTATCATTCCATCAAGGTCGTCATGACCGATGGCACCGAATACATGACCCGCTCGACCTGGGGCAAGGAGGGCGACACGATGAACCTCGACATCGACCCATCCACGCATCCGGCCTGGACCGGCGGAAATCAGACCCTGCTCGATCGCGGCGGCCGCGTGTCGAAGTTCAAGAAGCGCTACGAAGGCCTCGGCATATAGACCGAGAGCGTCAGCGACACTCTACAGGAACCCGCCTTCGTGGCGGGTTTTTTGTTGTCTTCTCGCGGCGCGGTTTGTTAGGCAGGCGAATTTGCATGATCGGCGCGGCCCGTCAGGCAGCGCGAAAAGGCTGAGGCCTTCGCCCCCGCTACTCCCCCTTGCGATCCGAATGCCCGAGATCGCGGTCCGGCCAGACGCGGTCGCGCACCATCTGCTTGAGCACCTTGGCCTCGGGAAAGCCGCCGTCGCGCTTGCGCTCCCAGATCAGCTCTCCATCGAGCGTGATCTCGAAGATGCCGCCCGTGCCCGGCACCAGGCTGACCTCGCCGATGTCCGCGCCGAACGTCGACAGCAGTTCCTGCGCCATCCAGGCGGCGCGCAGCAGCCATTGGCACTGGGTGCAGTAGGTGATGCGGATCGTCGGTTTGCCTGCTGTCATCCTGCGGTCCGTTTGCGTCTCGGCTGCACTATTCCTGCCTTTCTCGACGAGCCGGCGTCAAGGTCTCGCAATTCGCTGGCATGCGGGATCACGGAGCCCTATATTGGGTTCGGCGTTCTGCGCTTTTCGACAGGAGTAACACTTCCCCGGGGCCTTATTGATCCCAAGGGAGCTGTCCCTGGCCGGGCCCGTGGGCTCGGTCATATGGCGCCCACCTACGTTGTAGGCACCCGGGATCAACCTCTCCATCGGTCGTCGCGGAACGTCTTTTCTTTTGCCGCGTCATCAGCCAGACATGGCTCCATGACGACGACACCCCGCGATCACAAGAAATCCCTCCGACTGCGGGCGCTCGCACGCCGTGATGCGCTTGATCCGGTCTGGCGCGTCGAGGCATCGCTCGACATGGCCGACAGGGCCGACGATATCGGCATCCAGCCCGGCACGATCGTCTCCGGCTTCTGGCCGATGCGCTCCGAGGTCGATGTGCGGCCGCTGATGTTCGCTTTGCGCGAGCGCGGCGCGCGGCTTTGCCTGCCGGCCATCCTCGACAGGACGACGATTGTCTTCCGCGACCTCGTGCGCGGCGCGGACCTCGTCGACATGGGCTTCGGCACGGCCGGACCCGGCGGCGAGGCGCAGGTCCTCGATCCCGCAATCATGCTCGTGCCGCTCGCCGCCTTCGACGGGCGCGGGCATCGCATCGGCTACGGCGCGGGCTATTACGACCGCGCGATCGACGCACTCCATGCGAAGGGCATGACGCCGCGCCTGATCGGCATCGCCTACGATTGCCAGGAGGTTCCTGAGGTGCCCAACGAGGATCACGACGTGCAACTCGACGAAATCCTGACCGAAAGCGGCTTGCGTCGTTTTCCGCCGGCACTATAGACGGGGCATGAGGCTACTCTTTCTTGGCGACATGGTGGGACGATCCGGCCGCACGGCGGTCTGGGAACGGCTGCCCGGTCTGATCTCCGACTTCCGGCTCGACTTCGTGATCGTCAATGGCGAGAACGCGGCCGGCGGCTTCGGCATCACCGAAGACATCTTCCGCAGCACGATCGACGCGGGCGCCGATGTGGTGACCACCGGCAACCACGTCTGGGACCAGCGCGAGGCGCTTCAGTTCGCGCCGCGCGAGGAGCGGTTCATCAGGCCGGCGAATTTCCCGATCGGCACGCCGGGCCGGGGCACAGGCCTGTTCGAGGCCCGCAACGGCGCGCGCGTCTTCGTCACCAACATCATGGGCCGGGTGTTCATGCATCCCGAACTCGACGACCCGTTCCAGGCCGCGGAGCGCGAGCTTTCCGCCTGTCCGCTCGGCGAGCAGGCGGACGCCGTGGTGATCGACTTTCACGCCGAAGCCACCAGCGAAAAGATGTGCATGGGCCATTTCGTCGACGGCCGCGCCAGCCTCGTCGTCGGCACCCACACCCATCAGCCCACCGCCGATCATCAGATCCTCAATGGCGGCACCGGCTACATGACCGATGCCGGCATGTGCGGCGATTATGATTCGTCGCTGGGCATGGACAAGGAAGAGCCGCTCAACCGCTTCCTGTCGAAGGTGCCGAAAGGCAGGTTCGAGGCGGCAAGCGGCCCGGCGACCATCTGCGGCGTCGGCATCGATATTTCCGACCGCACCGGCCTTGCCGAGCGGATCGCACCGCTGCGGCTCGGCCCGCGTCTGGAAGAAACGGTCCCCGCTTTCTGGTAGGCCTTTCGGAACCAAACACGCGGTCGCGGATTTCAGGCACGCGCCGCCGCAGTTGACGGACCCCGGCGCCAGTCATACTTCTTTCCAATTCGTATTCAGCGCGCGCGCTCGGGGACCATGACGATGGAATTTCTCGCAGGCTACTTCGATTGGACCAGCGATCCGACTGCCTGGGTCGCGCTGGCGACCCTCATCGCCCTGGAAGTCGTCCTCGGCATCGACAATTTGATCTTCATTTCCATCCTGTCCAACAAGCTCCCCGAGCATCAGCGCGTGCGCGCCCGGCGTCTGGGCATCGGTGCGGCGTTGATCATGCGCCTGATACTGCTGGCCACGATCGCCTTCATCGTGCAGTTGACGCAGCCGGTCTTCACGCTCTTCGGCGAGCCGTTCTCGTGGAAGGACCTCATCCTTCTGGTCGGTGGCCTCTTCCTGGTCTGGAAGGCGACGAAGGAAATCCACCACACGGTCGATCCCGTCGATCAAAAGGAAAACGTCGTCAGCCGCACGATCAGCGTGACCCTGGGCGGCGCGGTCTTCCAGATCCTGCTGCTCGACCTTGTCTTCTCGATCGATTCCATCATCACCGCCGTCGGCATGACCGAGCATATCGCGATCATGTACATCGCCGTCATCGTCACCGTGGCCGTGATGCTGCTGGCGGCCACGCCGCTCGCGAACTTCATCGCCCAGAACCCCACCATCGTCATGCTTGCGCTAGCGTTCCTGCTGATGATCGGCATGACGCTGATCGCGGAAGGCATGGGCTTCCACGTGCCCAAGGGCTACATCTACGCCGCGATGGGCTTCTCCGCCCTGGTCGAGGGTCTCAACATGCTGTCCCGGCGCAAGCGCGCCGCGGACAAGGGAGCGGAGACAGACGCCACGCATTGAGGGACCGCGAACGCCGGACAAAGGGGGATGCGCCCGCGCATCCCCCTTTGTCGTTTGTGCGCGGGGTTGAGCGATCCTGAATGCGTTGGAACGGCTTTGCTCGAACACCCCCTCCACCGCCTGCGGCGGTCCCCCTCCCCCGCTCCGCAGGGGAGGAACCAGCGCGGCGGCCGTTCGCTACCTGGATCCTCCCCCATTTTCATGGGGGAGGGGGACCGCCGAAGGCGGTGGAGGGGGTGTGTTTTCAGCCAAAACCTGAAACGACCTAAACCCCCCTCAGCACCAGGATCGTCGGCCGTCGCGGCAGGTCGCGCAGCGAGACCGAGAACGAGGGCTCGTCGCGCATGTCGACGTCGAACGTCTCGCCCATGGCTGCCGTGAACTCGCCGAGCGGGGTCGCATGGCGGTGCATCGGCAGGATGATCGACGAGAACAGGCGCTGCGTGATCTCGCTCACCGCGCCGACGGACAGCGTCATGCCGCCGTCGATCGGGACCATCACGATATCGAGCCGGCCGATCGCGCCGTAATGGGCGTCTTCGAGGCGATGATGCAAATGGCCGAGATGGCCGATGCACAGGCCCGCGACCTCGAAGATGAAGATCGAGTTGCCGCCCTCCTCCATCTCGCCCCAGCGGCGGATGTCTGTGGGAACGTTGCGCACATAGACGTCGTCGACCACGACGGCATGTTTCGCCGGCCCGCCTTCGGGGTTCCAGCCTCGCAGCACATGTTCGATCGCCGGGTCGGGCAGTTCGGTATAGTGCGTGCGATGCGCCTTGTTCATCGTCACGATGCGCGGCAGCGGCTCGGAGCCGTAGAGCCCGGAGAAATCGGTCGCGATGCGCACGCCGCCCGGCGTCTCGATCACATAGGTCGAATGCCCCGCATAGGTGATCGTCACCTCGCCATCCACGAAGGTCTGGGCCGGCGTGAAACTGGCATAGGTCACGTTGGGCATGGCCTGCGCGATCGCCAGGCACTGGCTCGGCACCGGCTCGTCCTGCTGTTGCGCGGAGGCCGGCGTGAGCCAGAGCGCAATCAGAAAAGCGGTGGTCGACGCGAGATTGCGGGCAAGGCGCATGGCGAACTCCCGATGGCCGACGGCATGTCGTCGTGTCAGCCTAAGCCCTCGAACCGGCACCGCCACGGTTTTCGCGGCACCGCAGCTTCACGATTTCGCGAGAGACAACGGCGGCCGCGACTTCTGGACGTGCGACGGCGATTTCTTTATAAGGCCGGCAATTCAACGAAAATCCCGAACCGTCCGCAACAGGGGTGCCATGGCAGGCCATTCACAGTTCAAGAACATCATGCATCGCAAGGGCCGCCAGGATGCGGTTCGATCCAAGATGTTTTCCAAGCTCGCGCGCGAGATCACCGTTGCCGCCAAGATGGGCGCGCCCGATCCCGACATGAACGCGCGCCTGCGCCTTGCCGTCCAGAACGCCAAGGCTCAGTCGATGCCGAAGGACAACATCCAGCGCGCCATCAACAAGGCGTCGGGCGGCGATGCGGAGAGCTATGACGAGGTTCGCTACGAAGGCTACGGTCCCGGCGGCATCGCGGTCATCGTGGAAGCACTGACCGACAACCGCAACCGCACCGCATCGAACGTCCGCGCGGCCTTCACCAAGGCCGGCGGCGCGCTGGGCGAAACTGGCTCGGTCGCCTTCCTGTGGGATCGCGTCGGCGAGATCGTCTACAAGCCGGAGGCCGGCGACGCCGACGCGGTGATGGAAGCCGCGATCGAGGCCGGTGCCGAGGACGTGCAGTCCGACGAGGACGGCCATGTCATCCTCTGCGCCTTCGAGGATATCGGCGACGTCACCAGCGCGCTGGAAAAGACGCTCGGCGAAGCTGAATCCGTCAAGACCATCTGGAAGCCCCAGACCTTGACGCCGGTCGACGAGGACCGCGCGCAGTCGATCCTCAAGCTCATCGGCACGCTGGAAGACGACGACGACGTCCAGAACGTCTACGCCAACTTCGAGGTCGACGACGAGACGCTGGCCAAGCTCAGCGCCGCCTGACGTGTAACGCCGGCGAGGCGGCCGCTGATGCGGCCGCGCGCCTTGCCGCGACACGCTCACCTGCCTACTGTCTCCCGCGAAACAGGAGAACCCGATGCGCTTTGAAGGAACGGCGGCCTATGTCGCCGACAAGGATCTGATGGTCGCGGTCAATGCGGCGATCAAGCTGGAACGTCCGCTTCTGGTGAAGGGCGAGCCGGGCACCGGCAAGACGGAACTGGCCAAGCAGATCGCATCGGCGCTCGGGCTCGATCTCCTCGAATGGAACGTCAAGTCGACCACGCGCGCGCAGCAGGGTCTTTACGAATACGACGCCGTCTCGCGCCTGCGCGACAGCCAGCTCGGCGACGACCGCTTCAACGACATCGGCAACTACATCCGCCACGGCAAGCTCTGGGAGGCCTTCGAGGCCGACCGCAAGGTCGTGCTCCTGATCGACGAGATCGACAAGGCCGACATCGAGTTCCCGAACGACCTTCTGCAGGAACTCGACAAGATGGAGTTCCACGTCTACGAGATCGGCGAGACGATCCGCGCGAAGCAGCGCCCGATCGTCATCATCACCTCGAACAACGAGAAGGAACTGCCGGACGCCTTCCTGCGCCGCTGCTTCTTCCACTACATCCGCTTTCCCGACGTCGAGACGCTGTCGCGCATCGTCGAGGTGCATTATCCCGGCATCAAGCAGAACCTCGTGCGCGCCGCCCTGACGCAGTTCTACGAGGTGCGGGACGTACCGGGGATCAAGAAGAAGCCGTCGACGTCGGAAGCGCTCGACTGGATCAGGCTGCTCGTCGCCGACGACATCGACCCCGCCGACCTGCGCGCCGACCCGAAGAACGCGCTACCGAAGCTTCACGGCGCGCTTTTGAAGAACGAGCAGGACGTCCATCTCTTCGAACGCCTCGCCTTCATGGCACGGCGGCAGTAACCCGGTCAGACGGTCCGCGCCCGCATCCGGCCGTCGCTCGAATCGGCCCAGCGAAGTTCGCCCGCATGCAGCATCTTGTTGACGTGCGCGTGCACCTCCGAAAAGGCGAACGACATCTGGTGCGCGTCGAGCGTGCGGTGGAACAGCACCGGCACCAGATCGGCGACCGATTTCGGCTCCTGCCTGCACGCATCCGCGATCAGCGCGCAACGCTCCTCGTGATGCGCGATCAGTTCGGCGCAACGCGTATGCAGCCCGTGGAACGGCAACTGGTGGCCGGGAAGCACGAACGCGTCGGCCGGGACCGCCTGTGGTATGGCCCGCAGCGAACGCAGGTAGAGACCGAGCGGATTGCCCTCCGGATCGACCGCCCAGACGCTGACATTGGGCGTGATCTTGGCCAGCACCTGGTCGGCTGCCAGAAAAATGTTCTCCTCGCGCAGATAGAGCATCAGTTGCTCGGGCGCATGCCCGTCGCCCGCCATCACGTCGAAGGCCCGCCCGCCGATCGTCAGCGTATCGCCGGCCACCAAACGGTGGAAGGTGGGCGGCAGGGGCGCGACCATACGCAGGTAATTGTGGCCCTGCGTGGCCACCAGCGCGGCGGTCGAGGGATCCATGCCGTGCTGGAGGTAGAAGTCGAGATACGGCTTCGCCTCGAGCGCCTCGGGCCGCAGCGAGATGTTGATGCAGCCGAGATAGCAGGTCTGGCTGGTCAGGAGCGGCAGTTCGAAGCGCTGGCACAGCCAGCCCGCGAGCCCGATATGGTCGGGATGGAAATGCGTCACGATCAGCCGCGTCAGCCTGCGCCCAGCGAGAGGCCCGGCGACCAGCG
This portion of the Mesorhizobium sp. CAU 1732 genome encodes:
- a CDS encoding MBL fold metallo-hydrolase, coding for MRLARNLASTTAFLIALWLTPASAQQQDEPVPSQCLAIAQAMPNVTYASFTPAQTFVDGEVTITYAGHSTYVIETPGGVRIATDFSGLYGSEPLPRIVTMNKAHRTHYTELPDPAIEHVLRGWNPEGGPAKHAVVVDDVYVRNVPTDIRRWGEMEEGGNSIFIFEVAGLCIGHLGHLHHRLEDAHYGAIGRLDIVMVPIDGGMTLSVGAVSEITQRLFSSIILPMHRHATPLGEFTAAMGETFDVDMRDEPSFSVSLRDLPRRPTILVLRGV
- a CDS encoding MoxR family ATPase yields the protein MRFEGTAAYVADKDLMVAVNAAIKLERPLLVKGEPGTGKTELAKQIASALGLDLLEWNVKSTTRAQQGLYEYDAVSRLRDSQLGDDRFNDIGNYIRHGKLWEAFEADRKVVLLIDEIDKADIEFPNDLLQELDKMEFHVYEIGETIRAKQRPIVIITSNNEKELPDAFLRRCFFHYIRFPDVETLSRIVEVHYPGIKQNLVRAALTQFYEVRDVPGIKKKPSTSEALDWIRLLVADDIDPADLRADPKNALPKLHGALLKNEQDVHLFERLAFMARRQ
- a CDS encoding TerC family protein; translation: MEFLAGYFDWTSDPTAWVALATLIALEVVLGIDNLIFISILSNKLPEHQRVRARRLGIGAALIMRLILLATIAFIVQLTQPVFTLFGEPFSWKDLILLVGGLFLVWKATKEIHHTVDPVDQKENVVSRTISVTLGGAVFQILLLDLVFSIDSIITAVGMTEHIAIMYIAVIVTVAVMLLAATPLANFIAQNPTIVMLALAFLLMIGMTLIAEGMGFHVPKGYIYAAMGFSALVEGLNMLSRRKRAADKGAETDATH
- a CDS encoding MBL fold metallo-hydrolase, which encodes MLNRPTQANAAEPARLSFPFAEPPKTGEVTEVAPGILWTRIPLPFRLDHVNIFLIEDGDGWAVLDTGIADQPTRDVWEALVAGPLAGRRLTRLIVTHFHPDHIGLAGWLCQRFELPLLTSQTCYLGCINISLRPEALEAKPYLDFYLQHGMDPSTAALVATQGHNYLRMVAPLPPTFHRLVAGDTLTIGGRAFDVMAGDGHAPEQLMLYLREENIFLAADQVLAKITPNVSVWAVDPEGNPLGLYLRSLRAIPQAVPADAFVLPGHQLPFHGLHTRCAELIAHHEERCALIADACRQEPKSVADLVPVLFHRTLDAHQMSFAFSEVHAHVNKMLHAGELRWADSSDGRMRARTV
- a CDS encoding YebC/PmpR family DNA-binding transcriptional regulator, whose product is MAGHSQFKNIMHRKGRQDAVRSKMFSKLAREITVAAKMGAPDPDMNARLRLAVQNAKAQSMPKDNIQRAINKASGGDAESYDEVRYEGYGPGGIAVIVEALTDNRNRTASNVRAAFTKAGGALGETGSVAFLWDRVGEIVYKPEAGDADAVMEAAIEAGAEDVQSDEDGHVILCAFEDIGDVTSALEKTLGEAESVKTIWKPQTLTPVDEDRAQSILKLIGTLEDDDDVQNVYANFEVDDETLAKLSAA